The genomic region CGGAGAGCACGCCGAGATCATGAGCCTGGGTGGCGCGACGGAAGGCAGCATCTGGTCGGTCTGGTATCCGATCCACGATGTCGATCCGGAATGGACGAGCATCCCCTACGGCCGTGCGATGCCGAACCAGAGAATGTACGTCCTGGATTCCAACGATGCGATTCTGCCGCCCGGGACGCTTGGCGACATCTGCATCGGCGGCGCAGGCGTTGCGATCGGCTACTGGAACGATGAAGAAAGAACGGGCAAGAGCTTCTTCGATCACGAAACGCTGGGGAGGCTGTACCGCACCGGAGACCTGGGAAAATCGAATCACCGGGGCCATATCGAGTTCGCGGGCAGGAACGATTTCCAGGTCAAGATCCGTGGCTACAGGGTGGAGCTGGGCGATGTCGAAGCACACTTGGCTTCGTATCCGGGGATCCGGCAGTCGATCGTCCTGGCAAGAAGCAATCCCGGAAGCAGGAACAAATACCTGGTCGCCTATTACGTGTCGGACCAGAGACTGGACGAGGCCGCACTCTTCGCATACATGAGCGACAGGCTGCCTGATTACATGCTTCCGGGCATGTTCGTTCATTTGCTTCAGCTGCCGCTGACGAACAACGGAAAGCTCGATCGCGAAAATTTGCCGGCCCAGGCATTCGTCGGTCGCGAGGACGAGCATCATGGCCCTGAAAGCAGGACCGAAGAAGCGCTAGTGCATTTGTTTTCCACAGTGTTGTCTGCCAACCCCGCAAGCGTCTCCGTTCATTCCGACTTCTTCAGGCGAGGCGGAGACTCGATTTCCGCGGTCAAACTGGTCGGAAAGATCAACCATGCATTTCCGGAATCCAGGATCAAGGTCATCGATGTATTCAAATACAAGACGGTCCGAAACCTGTCCGATTACATCGAAAAGAATTCCGACGAGCGACATTCGATCATCAAATCGATGAACGATTCATCGGCGGATCGACTGCTGTTCATGATCCATCCGGCCACGGGTGGGTGCGAGGTGTACTTCGGATTGGCCGAACTGCTGGTCGATCAGTACAAATGCTACGGCATCGACAACTACAACCTGCACAATGCCGAGCAGGTATCCGACCTTTACGAACTCGCAGGCATCTACCTGTCCTGCATGAAATCGGTCAGGCGCGGGATGAACATCCCAGATGACGCTGGCTACCACATGACCGGCTGGTCCCTGGGCGGGCAATTGGCTTTCGCGATCGCAGCCATCCTGGAATCGGAGGACGCGACCGATATCAATATCATCAGCCTGGACGCCATTCTCAACGATGGCGACGAGGTGCTGCAACGAATCAGGCGCGGTATCGAAATCGACAGGGACGGTTTCCGCAAGGGACTGGAAGCCAGAAGACTGGAAAGCAGCAACTACGAAAGCAACGACCACATCGAAAAGATACTCAACATGATCCACACGGAGAAAACGCTCGCACTCGGCCCGATCAATCGCGAACTGCGTCACACCAACGTACTCTTGTTCAAGACGATGAAGCCGTATCTCAACATCGACATCAATCCGAATGCCGCCGAACTGAGCGACCATGTGTCCGGACTGCCCTGCAACAACGTCCGGAATGTCGTGCGCGACCGCAAGAAAATCCGCGTTTTCAATATGGACTGCGATCACGGGACCTTGCTGCGCGAATGGGACTACATCGCGAAAACGATCCGGCTAGTGGATTGTTCAGAACGCGTCGAAAGCGAACTGTCGCCGATGGTGTTGTAAACGCCAGCCGGGCGCAGCGATTGGTCTGGCAATCCATCACCCGGACCTGGCCATCGGAGAGATCCAGCAGCGTAGCCCGGGTAAGCGAAGCGCACCCGGGGATCTTCGTCGACCCTCCCGGGTGCGCTTCGCTTACCCGGGCTACTTGCTGCAACAACGTCCGGAATGTCGTGCGCGACCGCAAGAAAATTCGCGTTTTCAATATGGACTGCGATCACGGGACCTTGCTGCGCGAATGGGACTACATCGCGAAAACGATCCGGCGCGTGGATTGGTCAGAACGCGTCGAAAACGAACTGTCGCCGATGGTGTTGTAAACGCCAGCCGGGCGCAGCGATTGGTCTGGAAATCCATCACCCGGACCTCGCCATCGGAGAGATCCAGCAGCGTAGCCCGGGTAAGCGAAGCGCACCCGGGGAGCTTCGTCGACCCTCCCGGGTGCGCTTCGCTTGCCCGGCCTACTTGCTACTTGCTGCGATAGCGAATCGCATCCGCAGTATCACCCATAGGGTGCTGCCTTGGCGTACCGCTTGTGGACGCTGGCAATTGAATCTGACCCCGTTTTTTTTGCGAATGGCGGGTTTGAGCCCGCCCTACGAAATGTGGCTCGCGGATGAGGCCGCTTTTGTGGGAAAGCACTAGCCATCGTCGCCGCAAGTGACTGCTGCGGCGACGATGTCCAATCTTCCATTCGCGGAATCAATCAGCATCGTGTGCGGGTCACCGATGACGGCACTCGCATCGACAGTTCAATTTCCGCGACTGACGTTGCCGACGATGCGCACAGGCGGCGACATGCCTCTGCAATACCAGTAAGCGTCTTCGCACTCGAACATGTCGTAGCCGGCTGCGATACAGGCCTGATATTCGCGGAAGCAGACGCCGGCGCCTGCGTTTGCAGTACCGGATGGCATCGAGAAAGTCAGTGCAACGGCAGCCACCATCAGGCCAGTCTTGAGCATGGTCTTCATATGCAACTCCTTTTGTCGAATGTCCCCTGCCGAATCAACATACAGCAGTTTTATCTTTGCGCCAGTGCACCATGCCTGCTCGGAAAAGGCGACTGCAGAGGACGAAAATCGATTCATGGTTTGCATCGCTACCGACTCGGAATCCGGTGATATCGAACGCGACTCCATTCAGCGCACTCGATATGTTTTTCATACGCTTCACAGATTGTCGATCGCCCGCATCAATCGGCACAACCCACACCCAACCCCTACAACGACTTGGGACTATGCGTTTCCGCCACCACCGGCACGCTCGATGCTGCGATCGACACGGGTGCCATCGCTGAATGCAGGTCCGCAGCTTCGCGGCTGCTGAATTTGAGCGGGGCCTCCTCGACCTGGCCCATTTCGACGAACGCGGACTTGCCCGCGTCGGCGCTGCCCTTGAGCACGAACACGCGGTCGCTGTTGTCGCCTGCGCCCAGACTCACCTCATCGGCACTGTCGATGCCCTTGCGCAGCGCGCGCACGGTCAGTGCGGCGGCGATGCTGTTCTTGTCGCCGAAGTCGTCCACTTCCTCGGGCATCTTGGCCAGGATCGATTTGTACAGGCCATTGGCGGGATGCGCCTCGCTGCTCAGCAACGGCCCGGTGTAGTCCTTGTCGGCCTGCGAAGGATGCGGCAGGCCGGCGGCCTTGGCGTCGCCGGACAGTTTGCCGCGATGGCTCATGCCTTCGGGTTCATCGGTGGACGTCTTGAACCCGTAGCGATACAGATCGGCATCGACATCCTTCTTGAGCGTGCAGGCCAGATGGCCGTCGGCGGCGGTCATCGTGCAGCCGTTGTCTTTGCGGATCTCGACTTCGGTGCCTTTTTCCTCGAGCCAGCCTTTGAGTTTCTGCGGCAGATAGGCGCTGCTGCCCGCCGTGATGTCGCCTTGCGAACACACCAGTATGGCCTTGCTGCCGTGCAGGTCGCCCATGCCGGAGGCGGTGAGCGCGGCGTCGAGTTTGCCTTTGTAGGCGTCCCAGTTGTCGGCGGTGCAGTCCGAATAGACGTGCGAAAGCGAGATCTTGTCGCCCTTGGCCAGACCCACCGCGACGCAACCGGAGAGGCCGTCGGTCATCAGATCGGTTTTGGTGCTGTCGGCGACGATCCATTCGTCCAGACCGACTTTGACTTTTTCGTTCATGGTGGAGCTCCCTGTCGAAGTGCGCGCGATCCACTGCGCATCTTACCGGTGATCAAGTAGGGTGGAGTCAGCGCAGCGCAACTCCACCATGGGATCGGAGAAACAATTTCATGTGCGCATGGAAAGCGATCGCTCCGATTGACGCACATCGGGCCTGCGACATGGCGATGGTGGAGTTGCGCTGCGCTGACTCCACCCTACTTGCTGCGATTCATTTCGCGGGCGCTGCAGCATCGGCAGGCTTCGCGTTCTTCACATATTGATCCAGCCATGCGTCGGTTTCCGCCAGCATGTGCAGGATCGATTCGCGGGCGCGGTAGCCGTGGCTTTCCTTCGGCAGCATCACCAGGCGCGCGGTGCCGCCGAGGCCTTTGACGGCGGCGTACATGCGTTCGCTCTGGATCGGGAAGGTGCCGGAGTTGTTGTCCTCTTCGCCGTGGATCATCAACAGCGCGTCCTTGATGCCGTTGGCGTAGTTGAACGGCGACATGGTCTGGTAGGTGTCGCGGGCATCCCAGTAATTGCGCTCTTCGGCCTGGAAACCGAACGGGGTGAGCGTGCGGTTGTACGCGCCGCTGCGGGCGATGCCGGCCTTGAACAGGCGCGTGTGCGCAAGCAGGTTGCCGGTCATGAACGCGCCGTAGGAATGGCCGCCGATGGCGACGCGGTTGCGGTCGGCCACGCCGCGACGCACCACTTCATCGATGGCGGCTTCGGCGCTGGCGATGAGCTGCGGCAGATAGGTGTCGTTGGGTTCCTTGTCGCCTTCGCCGACGATCGGCATCGACGGATCGTCGAGCACCGCATAGCCGCGCGCGAGGAACGGATGCGGGCCCCAGTAGCTGATCGCGTTGAAGCGGTACGGCGAATCGGTGACCTGCGATGCGGCCTCGGCGGATTTGAACTCCGCCGGATAGGCCCACATCAGCAGCGGCAGCGGTTTGTCCCGACCCGGCTCGAAGCCCGGCGGCAGGTACAGCGTGCCGGTGAGTTCGACGCCGTCCTTGCGCTTGTAACGGATCTGCTCTTTCTTCACGTCCTTGAGCTGCGGCGTGGGATGCGGGAAGTGAGTCAACGCGACCGGTGCGATCTTGGTGGCGAGATCGATGCGATGGTAATTCGCAGGCTCGGTCGGCGATTCGCGGGTGATCAATATCTTGCTCGCACTGTCGTCGAGCACTGCAGCGACCGCCGAATAATGCGGCGCTTCGGAGCGGAACAGGCGCTGTTTGCTTTTTTCGTCCAGATTCCAGCGATCGAGGAACGGGCGGTCGCCCTCGGCGGAAGCGCCATCGCCGATCAGATAAACGCTCTTGCCATCGGGGCTGAACATCAGGCGCTGGAAGCCGTTGGCGTCGCGCACGGTGACCGCGTTGCCGGGATCGTTGTAGCGGTCTTCGCTGGAGCCATCGAACATGAGCTCCGGCGCGGTGGCGGGCGCATCGGGGGCGATTTTCCACGAGCGGATCCTGCGCGTCTTCCACCAGTATTCGCCGACCAGCGCGACATCGCCGCGCCCCCATTGGGTGCCGACGTAACGCGCGGCGAGTTTCGCCAGCACCGTGGGCGCCTTGTCGAACGGCGCGGCCTGCATCAGCACGTGGTCGCGGATGTCGACGGCTTTCGAAGGATCGCCGCCATCCTGTGCTTCGGCCCAGACCAGCGTGGCCGGCGCGTCGCTGCGCCATTCGATGTTTCGCACGCCGGTGGTGGTGGCGTCGTTGCCGCTGGGCAGGCCTTCGAACAGCGGCAGCTGCGCGACGCTGTGCAGCGGCTTGCCGGCGGGATCCAGCACTTCGATGCGGCGCGGAAAGAAGTTCACCGGCACCTGATACGAGAACGGCCGTTCGATGCGCTGCGACAGCAGGTGTTCGCCGTCGGGCGACGGCGACAGGCCGACGTAGAGATCGGGTTTGCCGATGTTCGCGACCTTGCCGTCCACGCCCACCAGCGCCGGCTGCACGCGCAGGTAGTGCTCCAGCGTGCGCGCGTCGCTTTCGTTGCGCAGCATGTCCTGGTAGGTGCGCAGTTGGCGCACGCTGCCGGTACCGCGGGTTTCCTGGGTGTTGGGGCCGGCGGGCACGATCTCGGCCGCAGGCGCCCCGCCCTGCCCCACGCGCAGGTGCACCAGCAGGCGTTTGCTGTCGGGCATCCAGGTCATCCCGCCGCGAACCGTGTTCAGCGGTTGATCCAGCAAACGGCGCGCCTTGTGCGTGCCCACGTCGACCAGCCACAGCGCGTTGCTGCCGGTGTTCGGGTCCTGCTGGTTCAAGGCGAGGTATTTCTGGTCCGGCGACCACGACACCGCCGCCAGCGACAGCGGCTGCGGCAGGCCGTCGATGCGGGTTTCCTTGCCGGTGGCCACGTCCATCAGCCACAGATCGTTGACGAACGAGAAGCGGCTGGGCGCATAACTGCGCGGATTCAGGCGCAGGCCTGCGAGCTTCAGCTCCGGCTGCGCGACCAGCGCGATCGACGGCAGCGGCGGAACCTGCTGCAGCGCGACCAGGTCGCGGTGCGGGCTGAGCGACAGCTGCGGCGGACGCGCGGCGTCGACGATGGCCTTGAGTTCGGCGACGGGTTCGCGATAGCCGGTGGCGGACCGGGCCTGCGGCGCGGCGGGCTGCTGGGCGAAACCGACCGGCGCGGTCAGCGCGAGGGCGAGCAGCGCCGGCAGGACGAGCGGACGGAATGCGGAACGGCGTGAAGTCATGGCGGCGACAGCTCCTGGGACAGCCAACAGGCAGTCGCCCATCATGGCCCCGACCCTGCGGCGGCGGATGCGCCACAGGTCATGGCCTGCACGGCTCAATGCTCGCGGTGGAGATTCCGCTGCAACCGCGCCGAGACCATCGAATTCTCGTGCCAGGCGGCGTCCTGGATGTGTTTCGGCTGGCCCCGCAGCCAGCCGCGCTGCGCGGCGAGCCGGTTCTTGCTGCCGGCATGCTTGGCGATGGCGTAGCGCACTTCGCCCTCGGACGAGACCACGATGGTGGAACCGCCGAGGAACCAGCCTTCGCGCACCCGCGCCTTCTGCACCACTTCGGCGACCAGATCGAACGCGACATCGCCGCGCAGCGATACCCGGCGCAGGGTGCGCAACGACAGCAATCGCGGTGGCGCGAACGCGCCGCCGGGTTCGACCAGTCCGAAATCGTGCGCGTGCCTCGGCGTGCAGATGGTGTCGCCCAGTGCCTGCGCGGCGCGGCGCACGGAACCGCCGTCGTCGTCCTGAGGCCAGTCGCAGAAACCGTCGTCGAAGGTCAGCCCGAGATTGCGGAAGCGCAGCTGCGGAATCACGATCCGCCCGGACTGCGGGGGTTTCCACAGCAGGCTTTCGACGCTGAGCGTGGGCACGTCCGGCACGGTCACGCCATAACGCCGGAACGAGCCGACGATGACTTCACGGTACGCCGTGCCTTCCTCGCCGACCAGGTCGTAGTCAGCGGTGATCAGCGCGCGCAGGTATTCGCCGAAGGTGCAGTGGAACGGCGGGCAGTAGTCGATCGCGCGGATGACGATGTTGAGGAATTTCCGCGCCAGCGTCGAAGCCTGCTGCGCCAGCCAGTGGATGCCTTCGTGCGAGAGCCGGCCCTGATAGGTCGCCAGCGAACGTTTGATCTTGCCGGTGCGGCGCTCGAACACTTCGCAGAACGCATCGAACACCGCCGACAACAACACCGCGCCGAGGTCGTGCTCCTCGTCGTAATGCGTGTACATGTCGCTCTGGGCGATGGCCTCGTCCGGGCCGGGCGTGGTGATCGCGGTACGCAGCGGATTGTGGCCGTCGACCTGGGTGAAGCCGAATTCCTTGCCGATCGACACCAGCAGGTCGTCCTTGATCCCGCCCTGGCTCTTCTCGATCGCGCGTTCCACCATCTCGCGCTGCGAAAAGCGCATGAACACCGCGACCAGATCGGAAAAGCCCTCATGCAGCGCCGACACATCCGGGTGCGTCGGGCGCATGAAATTCGGACGCAGGCCATCGAGCAGCGCATGGCTCATCTCGTGCGCCACGATCTCGCGCGACAGTGCGGTGTAAACCAGCGCACCGGGCTGGCTCGGGCCCTTGGCGAAACGTTCGGCGGTGGCGTAGCCGAATTTCAGCGCGCCGCTTTCGCGATCGTAATAGGCGTTGGCGTCCTTGAACGCCGCAGGCGCGACGCGCAGCTTGCCGTCGACGTGGCCTTTGCCGCCCAGCGGGCCGAATCCGGGATCGCGCCCGAGCGCGCGCACGAAGCGTTCGTAGGTTTCCATGCCCACGGCGTAGACCATCTGCTGGATGAAAGCGCGATTGGTGCTGCTCGGCGGCAGGCCGTCCTCCATCAGCACCGCCGGGCGATCCAGATCCACGCCGTCGTAGGGCGTCTGCGTGCCCTCGTCGAAATCCTGCACCACCAGCACCGCGCCCTGCGGCCCGGGCTGCAGGGGTTCGTAGGGAATCGACACTGTGTAGATCGCGCCGTCCTCGGTGCCGAGGCTCGGATCCTGCGCGTACACGCGCAACTTGCGCCGCGCCGGCATCTCGCGGTTCTGCAACGCCAGCCGCGCGCGCTTGCGGCTGAGACTGTCGTGGACCATGAAGGGCCAGGGTTTGTCAGTGCTCTTACCTGCCATGAGCGATCACTCCCCGCCGAACACACGCCGCTCACTCAACCCGGTCGCCGGTTTCAGCAGCAGCGGATGCTGGCGGGGACGCGTGCCGAACTTCGCAACGATCGCATCCATGAACGCGCGGTTGCTGCTGCCGTCGCGCGCCGCCGTCGCCAACAGCGCGCTGGCATGCCGGGTGAAGTCGCCCTGGCCGTTGCTCTCCCACGCGTATTCGTCGTCGCGACAGGCGGCGAAATGGACCACGCCGGGCAGCGCCGGACGCTCTCCAACGCCGCGCGCGCGCACCGACTTGCCCTTGCGCAACGACAGGAACTTGCGGCGCACGTCGTCGCTCAGCCGTAGAAAACGCACGCGTTCGTCGCTGCCGCGCTTGCCGGTGGCCGGGAGCCCCGGCGCGAAGCGGCTGTTGCTGCCGGAATGGCAGCAGTCCATGAACATCGTGAGGAACGCGCCTTTGGGCAACGCTTCGGTCTGCAGATGGAAATCGTCGTCGATCAGCAGCGCGCCCTTGTCGTAATCGATCGGCACGAACGCCTGGTCGAGACCGCTGGCCTCGTCGCCGTCATCGTCTTCCACCTGGGTGCCGTGACCGGCGTACTGGAACACCAGCTCGTCGCCTGCGCGCGCATCGACGATCAATTCGCGCAGACCCTGCACGATCGCGCTGCGCGTCGCGTCGCGGTCGACGATGCGCCTGACCTGGAACCCGAGCCCGTCGAGCGTGTCGGCCCAGCGCTTGCTGTCGTTGACGCAACCGCTCAACGGCTGGCCGGCGTAGCTGTCGATGCCGATGCACAGCGCGAGTTTGCGCGCATTGCGTTTGCGGTTGCCGCCTGCCGGAGATGGGGATGAAGGCATGGCATCGCTCTCGCCGGCAGCGTCATCGCCTACGGAATCGTCGTCGCCATCGGGTTCCACATCGTCGCCGAACCGGGCCGGCGATTCCGGTCCGTTCATGCAGCAACAGCAGCAGCCCGAACCGCCGTTTCTCGATTCCGTCGCGACGGCCGCCTCCGGGTCGAGGCTGCGACTTTCGATGCCGCAGCGGTCGAATGCATCCTTGCTGGGGAACTGCGTATTGTCGTCGGTGCGGAATATCGGATGTTCCTTGACGTGGCCGCTGGCGAGGATGCGCCTGAGCACCGATGTCATCGTCGCGGGGTCATTGTCGAAACCGCCATGGGTCACGGCGCGGGTCTTGTCGTTGAATCGCCCGGAGTCGTGGGATGGCGACAGCTCGAGCGCGCCGCGGGCCTCGAAGCTCAGTTCGCCGAGCGCCAGCTTCGTCACGCCGAAGCAGTCTGCGATGTCGTTTTTCCTGCCTTTCGCGACGCCATCGAAAACATCCTTCGCCAGACCGAGAATCCGACCGTCGGTGTGGTCTTCGCAGGCTTCCCGCACGAAATAAAGCAGCGATTTCCGGTAGACATGCGCGACCGAGTCGTCCTGCTCGGCTTCATCGGTCATCGTGTACATCGTCAAGTCGTTGATGCGCGGGACTGCGCCATTCGGCAAGTGCGGCATGACGCGCTGCGCAAACACATCGGTGCGGATCGCGGGTGCGAGATAGGTCAGCGTTTCGATGTCGCAGGCGGACGCGTCTGTGGCCGACGTTCCATGCAGCAGCGGCAGGAATTTCGACAGCAGGATCGGCCCGGTACTGTGCCCGATTGCATGCACCTTAAGCTTGCCCTTGTGCTTTTGCAGCAAGGGCTTCAGCAACTCGGCGAACAACCATGCGCCGCCGGGGCGGTTGTCCAGCGCGGGGATGCTTTTCAGCGATGCGTTCTCGGCATCGGTCTTCATGCGCGCCCAGACCTTGCGCGCAGCGCGCTGGGTCAGACCTTCGAGCAGCCGATCCCACAGATCGCCCAGTCCACGCGCTCCGACGGCGCGCGGCGTGTTGCGCAGGGTATCGAGCAGTCCCGACTCCCAGATGAAGAAGACCGGATAGACATCATGCGCGAGCCACCATCGCAGCATGCTGCGCGCGTAGCAGAGCGCGACCTTCTCGTTGTTGAGGCCGCCATGCACGTAGAACACCAGGTGCGGCGTCTTGTTGTTCTGCAGACGGCGCTCGATATAGGCCGGCAGATGCGTATCGACGATCGCCTTCAGCGAGGAACGCGTGCAGGAGAAGCCGGACAGGCTGCTGGACAGATCACCTTCGCTCGACAGCACGCCCTTGGAGAGATTGATCACGTGGGGCAGCAGCGGGTGGACGCTGAAATCGACTCCGCGGGCCGCCGCCGGCGCAAGCGCGCCGCGTTCGATCAGATCGACGAGGAATGCCTGACGCTGCAGCGAATCCTGATCCTCGGGCACTTCGGCGAATGCCGGTTCGAGATCGAGACCATCTTCCGCGGACGGGTCGCGCGACCGGGGGCCATGCCAGCCGCGGATCGCCTCCCCATCCAGCACAGCATCCGACTGGGCAGGCAGCGTCGGATCGGCGCCCGCGAGCAGTGCGGTGATCGCGGCGCATGTCGCCTTGGCATGCTTGGGCATATCCCTCGGGAACAGCACCGCTTTCCGATTCAGGTCGAACCGCTCCAGCAGGGCCCGGACCACCGCGAGAAGAACGTCCTGCTGCGGGCTTTCGAGTTTGTCGTTGCCATCATCGAAGTTGCCGATGATTTCGATCATGAACGGCCCTTTGCGGCGCGATCCGTTCTGGCCGCTGGCACTGGCAGGCGGCATCTCGAACGCGCGCCCGGTCCAGATGCCGCCGTGGGGATCGATGCTCAGATGTTGGGCGATGTCGGCCAGACCCACATGCTCGGTGTGGTATCGCCGCATCGCTTCGAGGCTGACCGCGCCACGGAAGTCGCGCTTGGACGGCATCCGCGTGTGGTGCAGATGGATTGCGTCGATCTTGCGTCTGGGCTGCTCCCAGGACTCAAGCAACCGCTCGAAATCGACGAGTCCGATCTTCTGGATCGCGGCCATACGTCCTCCGTGTCCTTGCCCGATGGGTCATCACGACAACGTAATGTGACGACAGTCGCGGTCATCATGCCGATTGGCATCCGGGCAGGCGGACTCTCTGCGGTATCAGCCCGGAATCGTGTTTCCGGCGGGGGCTGGCCTGGCGTCCAGCTGATTCATCCTTTCATCGCGAGATAGCGATACAATGCCCGCCTCTGCGCCGAGGGGCGCTGCAAGCCCGGCTTTCTGGTCCGGGATCAGGCTCGGCGGAGGCTTCACTCTGGAACGGCGCCCG from Lysobacter sp. harbors:
- a CDS encoding prolyl oligopeptidase family serine peptidase is translated as MTSRRSAFRPLVLPALLALALTAPVGFAQQPAAPQARSATGYREPVAELKAIVDAARPPQLSLSPHRDLVALQQVPPLPSIALVAQPELKLAGLRLNPRSYAPSRFSFVNDLWLMDVATGKETRIDGLPQPLSLAAVSWSPDQKYLALNQQDPNTGSNALWLVDVGTHKARRLLDQPLNTVRGGMTWMPDSKRLLVHLRVGQGGAPAAEIVPAGPNTQETRGTGSVRQLRTYQDMLRNESDARTLEHYLRVQPALVGVDGKVANIGKPDLYVGLSPSPDGEHLLSQRIERPFSYQVPVNFFPRRIEVLDPAGKPLHSVAQLPLFEGLPSGNDATTTGVRNIEWRSDAPATLVWAEAQDGGDPSKAVDIRDHVLMQAAPFDKAPTVLAKLAARYVGTQWGRGDVALVGEYWWKTRRIRSWKIAPDAPATAPELMFDGSSEDRYNDPGNAVTVRDANGFQRLMFSPDGKSVYLIGDGASAEGDRPFLDRWNLDEKSKQRLFRSEAPHYSAVAAVLDDSASKILITRESPTEPANYHRIDLATKIAPVALTHFPHPTPQLKDVKKEQIRYKRKDGVELTGTLYLPPGFEPGRDKPLPLLMWAYPAEFKSAEAASQVTDSPYRFNAISYWGPHPFLARGYAVLDDPSMPIVGEGDKEPNDTYLPQLIASAEAAIDEVVRRGVADRNRVAIGGHSYGAFMTGNLLAHTRLFKAGIARSGAYNRTLTPFGFQAEERNYWDARDTYQTMSPFNYANGIKDALLMIHGEEDNNSGTFPIQSERMYAAVKGLGGTARLVMLPKESHGYRARESILHMLAETDAWLDQYVKNAKPADAAAPAK